From the Helianthus annuus cultivar XRQ/B chromosome 17, HanXRQr2.0-SUNRISE, whole genome shotgun sequence genome, the window attacagtagtactactattaagggctagtggtcacgtttcttctttttgccctttagtaggttcgccaagcctttgagaaatcctcggtggcttttcttttcttcctcgaactctctctccacacgatctagtcgatggagtatttcttcctgttcaggaggagagaatcgtggttgtggcgcttgatgcggaacgggaggtctgggaggtattggatacccatgagctgagtaatccggtggtcccatgtttccatgtgctccgtcagggtagcgcgcattatatctagccgacaccacatatgggtcgcgctcatagccgtagttgtattgtgcttgtgacggttcaaacgggttgtaagccgttggacctgtgtaagctggtatgggttggtcatacccaaatggtggcgaatttcgtgcagcaggtgcggagttcgcctcctgtataggacttgaaggtccttcttcttgtagtggcggatagtggctactactagaatgtcgaggagtgctgaagtggatacctcctccccctcgtgtagacatacgagcatttgtcctcctacgcctcggcggatcaggtattactggttgtgccggtggcggaggtggtggcgtaactgcctcaaagcgtgaatcctcagagggatcctgtggatgtctcggttgttgagatatctgtcgagatggcgtgtagtaccattcatgtcggtcaaacatcgcttggaaactgtcaggtccttgatagggcgttccatggaaggatgacccatcagaaacttctatcggatgcgtgggcgtaccacgagctggttcagttggatcctcatcttcctccatgggatcttcagaaaaatggtcttgaggccctagtggaacaaaacctgaaggttcctgtatgtagtcagccggattaaactgacctatgtagtatggagtagggtcgtcataattccggtgcgaaactgaacgttgcagaggtatgaaggaaggttgtgggttgttgggattattttctgaatctggcccaaaggagtgccggtaggatggcgtcaagctgtgcgaagtggaatgcctcgcgggttcgtaaagatctcttcgtcgttgtggctcttcgcttcgtgtcatcgaaggatgtcttgtaccagatggtccagcttctttatcgtgatgtgtcacgatttctcctcggcctcttcttccccttcctcttcctcggaatataacaggtggcattttcctgctccaaaacttattaaaaatcaatcgaaaataaagacaaaaaggagtaataatccgaatttgtcctaagttattgtctagactcaagtatgtgcaattgtgttattgagattaaacacattaggatagtgtttaattcactcaatgttggctctgataccaacctgtcacaccccgatttccacgtgtctcaccggtgggcccggtgggggattaccgtgacgatgttggcaacaatatagtcaaaccacacaattatataatgcacagcggaagcataagataaatatataaatttcaacctctgattgtaatatcaaaatgtattacaggggttggatatatccacagtggatcgtaaataaacataaagtattgttccatcagatactgcaatcaagcttgcgaggcttatcccgacgctagggagctaataccagccaattacgtttaggtacctgcacttaatctttttggggaaaatacgtcagtttacactggtaaatacattcaactgacacatttgaaaatgtttattaaaattgatttgaatgcacaaggcacaaactcttttataacttgggaaaattcataatgatcttgtgaacgttttacatgttcttttatgcgttcagtagcccgggtcgtgccgggttaaagatttatagacacaccacgtttgcgtaaaaccgtagtataaaaaccaacggctacgtcttttaattttaatgtcgacactttataccgggtgtacgcctacaccgggatgtcgatggtcgtggccatttcgtaaaatgatgccaaggatatccgggacaacggtcattaaaccccccaaaggcttataagcaacaaaactgtttaaatgagccgatcatatttaatcaattaaccacctaagcgatggaattatataatgctcaatcaagcggtattaatataccgtaacccaagcccatataggggaaataagttaaagtatttacctttgcaagtattaatccttaatttagatcaagtcaccgatagcttttactggggctcctaatctggaacgaaggttttaattaacctcttagaatcctaacggtccttatattagccgtagcttaaaccggttgattccgatacatagatatggttaattcgcacgaaaaggcgaaaactgagaatggagtatgatttggacccaacaagttcagtgacttgttttacatgggtttatagttcatactctggattttggggttcaaataatataatttgacccatatcggctattgcacgaaaactagttccatgagccgtaccgtgtgcgcaaatagccGAAACGGtaaaccataagtgtcctacgcttatttcctaagtcaatatgccttaaaagtattttggtatcagtaggataccttccgtaatgcccgtaacgagtttaagtttatattatgccccgtagggacttttcggtcattttaaaggctttaaaaaggcttttcgagttctacaggaaatctgagtttcccgaacagcttataaagcttaaattacttcatttattatttaaaaccagtggcaactggaatcgggtcaaaagaccttgtagaactcctgttttggccaaaaagggcatattcggtatttaccgaaccgtagccataaccgcaggttatgagcaaggtaaaaattattaaaaatatttaaaattcccaaaatattaatttataacagtgggtaaaagatttggtgacgaaatcttggtttagataggcgttatgctaattgcgccgttaattactaaagtttatttaaattgcgctaattagcataactctcattctagacctcgggttgacgtgaaattttaaggacatgcttataatttaacaagcaaggttttggtccgttcacatgtccgaaatactcgttttaattttaaaaggccgttacggtcaacttttaggcgaatgacggaaatacgtaaaagactcggataactcatgaaccgaccacagaggcgtataccaacatgtgacctggtcctaagagagtcctaaggtatatttatacctcactaaaacgggtcagaactgaagtcaaagcaaaagtcaaacttttgcgactttcggctccgaaccggttctatatagtaaatgatcgattcaaacgagcgcaaacaggtttatatactcattatcatgttttatgattgtcaaaacaggttccataacttgtatattacagattatgcttaaatcgctaaaatagctttctgttggctttttaagtgcgcgtttgactcgacatttgacatagttagagtggtgatcagagggaaccattttagaggtttattacccacataagtaccaactcataaccacttttgattcgtcctaagactgaaccattactgatttattgtaaagtcaaaccgtagttacgacggtttggttcttagccatttactaaggaaatgtgacaccacaaagggttagatcacttacagaagttgtgttcttgcttatggagcagagaagaggacttgagagctcttgaaatgatcagaggtgtgtgttttgatgttgtgaatgttatgttgcatactagtgctatttatagcaaatgttatggctcaagatcattacacacaactctacaagtgcccttggatgaatggcaggtgtattagagggttatgggtcgagtagggggcacccatgcctcattgattgaggtttggtcgttcataagctccaaaagccatgtagttacaacaattctgcatctgggcactttacgcgacccgcatgggagtcccCATgctcttttacgcgggccgcctaggATTAAGAATCCAggcgcgtaattgaggtggctcgcggcccgcctcaacttaagcttaaccttcacgcgggccgcgagaggttaagatttcaggattttcaaatcttttttcaatgattgcagaatccagccattaataacgaaatctttcgtaatgatttgcctgacctttcggttttgaaggggtaactttgcggtttggccctcggttatttaccgataggggcctcgtgttatttacccgcattattaagtccccggtttatttattaattatattggaaagccttaactttcactgttgacgcttttaacccttcttctacgaattcgatcgtaactttctcgtttcatatcgaaacttcgcgaaattcatatatattattttagtgagggtataataccgttacaaagtctttggaacgttaaagggtcactcagaggtattattaaacatgttgacacagttaacccctgtagtttgtaatctctcactttcttccgcgttttgtttttgtacgatctataattttattcgtttgaaggtttaagcattatttagggatactatacagtatatttacccttgttgacatttataaccctcgaatttatatactttcaaggtttgtcaaaattagtcctttatttattatagatgccacgtgtaaacaaatgacacgtgttaacacatcattggacacaaaaattcgtgGTGTTACAACAATGTTTGACCATATCGTTTTCGCGCGACCCAAAGAAATTACATGCAATTTGTAATAAACAGTGATGTAAGTAAAATGATGTTTGTATTGATAGAAGCGCAAGGCTTGTGATGCAAGACATAATAAAGAAATACATTGCCTGTATGTTCTTTCCGCTTTTGTAGACTTGGTTCATATGTAACACCTGCGCAACTGTTGTGCGTTCCAGGTGCGGGGAACTAGGGTCCCATCGATCCTCTTTAGGGTATATGCCCCCTTGCCTAAGACCTCGTTAATgacgtatggtccttcccacCTTGGCGCTAATTTGCCGGGCTTTTCGGCGTTTGACGCCTCGTTGTCGCGTAAGACAAAATCGCCGGGGACAAAGGTGCAAACACGGACGCGCGCATTGTAATATTTTTCGAGCTTGGATTTGTACCTTGCTTCCGTTATGGCAGCGTTCTCGCGCCTCTCTTCCAGAAGATCCAAATCCATTCTTCGCTCTTGTTCATTGCTCTGTTTTTCCATGGCTAACATGCACGGTGATGGTAAACCTATCTCAGCTGGAATGACAGCCTCGGACCCATAGACTAGACTGAACGGAGTTTCTCCGGTGCTAGTCTTTGGCATTGTTCGATGCGCCCAAAGTATGCTGGGAAGTTCGTCAACCCACCCTCTGCGCGCTGTCCCAAGTCGCGCTTTTATGCCGTCAACGATTTGTTTGTTTACGCTTTCTACCTGACCGTTCGCTTGAGGATGCGCAACGGAGGCAAAGCTGTGCTCGATTttcatttctttgaaccatttttgaagTCTTCCGCGGCGAAGTTTGTACCATTGTCGGAAATAATGCGCAATGGTAACCCAAATCTGCAAAtgatatgttcccatataaatttgcggattaccattgctgttgttgaggctaaagctttagcttccacccattttgtgaagtagtCCACCGCGACGATGATGAATTTTACTGCACCTGGTGCGTCAGGAAATGGGCCAACAAGATCAATGCCCCACTGTTGGAATGGCCAGGCGGAAGTAACGGGAATTAGTGGGTTTTTGGGTTGGAGTGTCTTTGGTGCGTGGCGTTGACATGCCTCGCATCTTCTTAAAAGATCAACTGCGTCCATGTGCATtcctggccagtagtatccggcgctcattatttttgccacgaccatgcgCGGTCCCGCGTGTATCCCGCATAATCCTTCATGGATTTCTCTGACTAGGTATTGGGCGTCTGTTTTATCAACACAGCGTAGTAATGGGCCCATGAATGATTTTCTATAAAGGACGCCATCCGCCATCTCGTAGTTTATTGCTTTGTGTTGTATTTTTCGGGCTTCTGCCTTTCCTTCCGGAAGTTTTCCGTGTTGAAGGTACAAAATAATTGGAGACATCCATGATGGATCTCCCATTTCTATGACGCTTACTTGCTTGAGATGAATGGAAGGGTTGGATAATACCTCTATGCGTACCTCCTTTGCTAAGTGCTTAAAGCTGGTAGCAGCTAACTTGCTTAGCGCGTCAGCGTgcttgttctcgcttctgtttatgtgattGACTTTGAATCTTTGAAATTGGCTGATTAACATCCGCGCTTGTTCAAGGTATAACGCCATAGCTTCCCCCTTTGCATCATAACGACCGTTAACTTGTTCAGCTACTAGCTTTGAGTCAACGTTGGCTTCAAGGTTTCTTGCCCCCATTTTGAGTGCTAGACGGAGACCTGCTAAAAATGCTTCGTCATCATTGGAAGCACCATTTGTGTGTAAGGTCCAGACTCTGTCGTCGAAAACAGGTGTTGGGTTCTGAATTGCCTCACATTCTTGTATTTTATCGATGGGAACTTCAGTGGCGAAGTCTGCTAGAACTTGCCCTTTGATTGCGGGTCTTGGTCTGTAAAAAATGTTGTAACCTCCCAGCTCAATGGCCCATTTAGCCAATCTTCCCGCCACGTCAGGCTTTGACAAGATTTGGCCTAAATGATAATTCGTGAGAACTGTGATGACATGGCCTGAGAAGTACCTGCGTAAGCGTCTGGATGCGTGTATTAACGCTAGAACCAATTTCTCTATCATTGAGTAACGAGTTTCGGGGCCagtgagcattttgctgatatagtagATTGGAGTCTGGATATTTTCCCGTTCTACCATTAACACTGCGCCTACCACTACTTCCGCGGCTGACAGATATAAGATTAAcggttctttttcttttggcgcGGTCAGTGTTGGTAGCTGAATTAAACATTCTTTCATTTGCTTGAATGTTGCTTCTGCTTCTGGCGTCCATTGAAAAGGAGTCTTCTTTCCGCAGTTTCGCAGCGTACTGATAAATGGATAAGATTTTGCCACATGATTAGCCAAGaatctgttcagagctgctaaTCGTCCGGCGAGCCTTTGCATTTCTTTGACTGTTGCAGGTGACGGCATTAGCTGGATGGCCTGCACTTTTTCTGGATTGACCTTAAAGCCGTCTCTTGTAACTATAAAACCCAAAAATTTTCCTTCTTCCATGCTGAAGGAGCATTTTGTTGGGTTAAGTTTTAAGTTCACGCTACGTAAGGAATCGAACGTGCGCTGGATATTGTCGAGCATTGTCTCTTCTTCAtggctcatgatgacgaggtcatccatgtatacttcgACAGTTTTGCCAATATCCTCGCTAAAGACTGTGTCCATTAGGCGTTGATAAGTTGCGCCTGCGTTGCGCAAACCAAACGGCATTTTCGTGTAGCAGTAGATGCCTTTATCTGTGCGGAACGCGGTTTTGTCTTCGTCTTCTTTTTTCATCTGGACCTGGTGATAACCCTTATAACAGTCGAGAAAGCATTTCCATCTGAATGATGCCAGAGAGTCGACTTTTTTGTCTATCTCTGGGAGTGCGTAGCAATCTTTGGGGCATGCTTTGTTTAGGTCCTTCAAATCGTCACACATTCTCCATCCGCCGCTATGTTTTTGTACCATCACTGGGTTAgcaacccatgtatggtatttTACTTCACGCAAGATTCCCGCATTGAGTAACTCTGTCACTTGCTCATCCATCGCTTTTGCTTTTTCTTCACTGAAGCTGCGCCTCCCCTGAGCAACAGGTTCTACTGATGGTTTGATGTTTAGACAATGTTGCGCGATGTCGCGTGGAACTCCAGTCATGTCTGCTGGGCACCAGGAAAATATATCTTTGTTGTTAAACAACAATTCTTTTAGTTGTATGCGTGTTGCTGGTGAAATGGCTTGTCCTAACAGAATGGTCTGCTCTGGGTATTCGTTGTTCagaacccatttctctggttcGTTTGGTGCCGAAGGTTTAACTACCTTTGCTGGTGGTTCGTCGTCCACGGACATGACTTCTTTGCTTGGATAGAGAATTGCAACGCCGGTTTCTGTCGGAAATCCACAAGCAGCATGTGGAATGGAAGTGATCATGCTGAATTCTCTTTGTGACCTTCTCCCGAGCAAAACATCATGTCGTGATGTTGCTGGCATGACCATGAAATTGACTGTAACTGTTCGTGAATGTTTACCATCTGATAAAGTCACCGGGAAAGCGATTTGCCCTAATGGGAATACAACTTCATTACAGAAACCGGTGAGGGGAAAATCGACCGGTTCCAAACGTGCTTTATCTTCTGAATCGAGCTGTTTAAAGCACTGTTCGTATATGATGTCCATCGAGCTACCTGGATCTATGAACATATAGTCTGTTCGGTAATGACCAAAAATACCAGTGATAATCACTGGTCGTTCTTCCTGAGGGCCCCCGGGAACAACAGGGAACACGACTTGCTATTCTCTCCAATGTTGATCATAGTTTCGTTTATTTGGTCTTCGTGACGGACCTCCTTGAACCATGTGTATTTGTTTCTGATAACTGCTATCTCTGTACTGGCTGGATTGGACGTCCCCCCGAGGTGGGGTTGATGGGTCCAATTCTGTAGTGTTGATTTCTTCTCCAGATCTGACGTTTGGGAAATCAGATCTGGTGATTTGCATAACGATTGTGTTTAAAGCAGCTTGGCATC encodes:
- the LOC110921323 gene encoding uncharacterized protein LOC110921323, which produces MDIIYEQCFKQLDSEDKARLEPVDFPLTGFCNEVVFPLGQIAFPVTLSDGKHSRTVTVNFMVMPATSRHDVLLGRRSQREFSMITSIPHAACGFPTETGVAILYPSKEVMSVDDEPPAKVVKPSAPNEPEKWVLNNEYPEQTILLGQAISPATRIQLKELLFNNKDIFSWCPADMTGVPRDIAQHCLNIKPSVEPVAQGRRSFSEEKAKAMDEQVTELLNAGILREVKYHTWVANPVMVQKHSGGWRMCDDLKDLNKACPKDCYALPEIDKKVDSLASFRWKCFLDCYKGYHQVQMKKEDEDKTAFRTDKGIYCYTKMPFGLRNAGATYQRLMDTVFSEDIGKTVEVYMDDLVIMSHEEETMLDNIQRTFDSLRSVNLKLNPTKCSFSMEEGKFLGFIVTRDGFKVNPEKVQAIQLMPSPATVKEMQRLAGRLAALNRFLANHVAKSYPFISTLRNCGKKTPFQWTPEAEATFKQMKECLIQLPTLTAPKEKEPLILYLSAAEVVVGAVLMVERENIQTPIYYISKMLTGPETRYSMIEKLVLALIHASRRLRRYFSGHVITVLTNYHLGQILSKPDVAGRLAKWAIELGGYNIFYRPRPAIKGQVLADFATEVPIDKIQECEAIQNPTPVFDDRVWTLHTNGASNDDEAFLAGLRLALKMGARNLEANVDSKLVAEQVNGRYDAKGEAMALYLEQARMLISQFQRFKVNHINRSENKHADALSKLAATSFKHLAKEVRIEVLSNPSIHLKQVSVIEMGDPSWMSPIILYLQHGKLPEGKAEARKIQHKAINYEMADGVLYRKSFMGPLLRCVDKTDAQYLVREIHEGLCGIHAGPRMVVAKIMSAGYYWPGMHMDAVDLLRRCEACQRHAPKTLQPKNPLIPVTSAWPFQQWGIDLVGPFPDAPGAIWVTIAHYFRQWYKLRRGRLQKWFKEMKIEHSFASVAHPQANGQVESVNKQIVDGIKARLGTARRGWVDELPSILWAHRTMPKTSTGETPFSLVYGSEAVIPAEIGLPSPCMLAMEKQSNEQERRMDLDLLEERRENAAITEARYKSKLEKYYNARVRVCTFVPGDFVLRDNEASNAEKPGKLAPRWEGPYVINEVLGKGAYTLKRIDGTLVPRTWNAQQLRRCYI